The genomic segment TGGTTCATTTGAGCCTTCTTACCGTGGAGTCTATGCAAAGGGGTGGAATTATGAGGAACCGATAACAACTGCGCTTACGGCCATTCGCGCATTACAACGCTATCAAAGGTTGGACAAGGGCAAGGGATTGTTTTTTAAAAAGTTTTAGCCGAGTATAAAACCCCAATCATTTACTTGGCACGTAACGTGATTGGGGCATCAGCTCAGAGTTTGTTATTGTGAACAGAATGGGGTTGTGAAGTTTTTTTGTTCGCGTTGTCTGAGAATTGCATGGAGGAAATCCCATTGCAAATCGAGGTAGGCGTTGGTTAGCTCGTATTCACTCAACCCTTTGGAGAGGAGATATTCACGAGAGGATGTTTCGAAATCACGAATAAATTCCAAGACCTCTTCACCTTGAATTGACAGCATTTTTCACCCTCCATTCGAAAACATGAGGTTAGTCTTGTCTGATTTTGCGGTAATATACTAGCTTTATCCTTATTATAGGGAATCGCCATTGAAAAACCTGTTGGAATAGGGAGATCGATCCGAGGATAAAAGAGAAAATAATGAAGAACTAATAAGAGTTTTTGTTGCTTTTTGCAGAATGGTTCTCATCGACTGGGCAATGACGCCAAAGCGAAGGATCAAGTAAAAGTCGGTTTCCAGCCCGGTAATGACGTTTGGCTTGAGGGAGATCTTCAAGCCAAACATAGCAGTCTGCTAATGAATGATGAATACTGGCTTTATAACTTAGAGTTAGGATCTTTTGAGTAAGCCAATGGGATCCACTATGTGGAAATCCGTGTTGTTGTTCCAGATGTAAACTTCGCTCGAATAATTGGGCGGCTTCTGGAATTTTTCCAACTTGTACAAGAACACGGCCCTGCGTCGCAAGCATAAGAGGGTCGACTAAAGAGTGGGGATTATCACGCAATACATAGAGCGCTCGTATTGTATTGCCTTCTTTTAACAGAATATCCCCAAGTGTCGTACAGAGCAAGGGATCATGACTAGGGAGGAATTTTTCTAGAAGCGATATAGCTATTGTCGGCGCTTGGAAGTAGTAATAAAGTTGGCTTGCAAAACGTGCAATCGACATGGGACTGGTGTCTTGTGAAATCGCACGGGCCATTCGTTTGGCTGTTACCTTCTTTTCAGGAGGAGTAAAGGTTTTCTTCTTTATCATGGCTACATAGGAAACGCAAAGGCCACCTAATAGAAGATGTAGGCCACTGTTCAACCCAAACCGCCAAGTAGTAATCGTTGTGGCCAGTAGGGTAAGTGTTGCTAAGTACATAAAAAAATATAGTTTTTGCACGTAAAGTATTTCTAAATCGAACTGCACACTTCGCATTCTATCCCCCCTTTCATGTTACGACAGACAAGATGCAATTAGAACACGTATAAATATGTTAATAACAATTTGGCCAGGTCATAAAGACCTGGCCAAATTGTTATTAACATAGAAAAAAAGCTGCCTACAGTCAATATACTGTCAACAGCTTTTCGTTTTTAAGTTTAAAGTTCTTATTTCCGAATAGTCTTATGGTGGAGGTAAGCGGAATCGAACCGCTGGCCTCTAAAATGCGAATCTAGCGCTCTCCCAGCTGAGCTATACCCCCAATAATAACAATTATAATCCAATGTTCAAAAATTGCAAGTTTTCTTCGAAAATTTTTGGAGGATTTCCGCGTCCGGAAATCCTCTTGCGCGCAAGGTCTAGAAATTAGGTTACCAGACTTACTTATTTAACCATAACGCAAATTTTGTCGAAAATCAATTTGTAAATTATAGGAGAAATTCTTATAACAACGTTTTGGATTACCGTTTTTAACAAATTATCGGTAGTAGACTCTCCAAATTGTTCTCGAAAAAAGATAGGACAGACAGCTAAAAAACCATCTTCTAAATATAGTTTTAGTTAAATCTCGAAACCTAAGAAGTTTATTATAATATTTCAATTTTTAATACCGAAGATATTGATACTTCTGAAAATATACATTAAAATAAGGTAAATGGCATGATGGTCAGACCAATATATTTAATAGATATGTTGGTTTAATTATAAATAGTAAAAACCGAAGGAGGAAGAGCCTTATGGGAATTGATCGAACAACTGAGTTATATGAACGATTTAAAACGAAATTGGAAGCCGTGTCTGGAGAATGTTATCGTGTTGAAACCGCTAAAGAAGCAGGACAACTTCTTTGTAAAGTGCTTCAGCAAAAAGGGGTACAGAATGTTGCACTATTAAATGCTTCAATCTCACGCAAAGGAACTATGGAAAATCAGTTGGGTGAAGCTGGTATAGTCGTAATGACAGACCATTTTCGTGAAGTTACGCCAGATGCACATGCAGGTATCACGCAAGTTAACTATGCTATTGCTGAACTTGGAACTCTTGTTCAAGCGGACGCAGATGCGAATGTTGATCAGCGCCTATGTTCCACCCTGGTGCCTATCCATGTCGCACTTGTTTCCACATCCAAACTCATTCCAACACTCATGGAAACTATGGCAACTCTCCATCGACTCCCTAGAATTCCTGGATTTGTGGGTTTTATCACAGGTCCAAGTAGAACTTCAGATATTGAACGCGTTTTGACGATCGGGGTCCATGGTCCCAAACAACTCGTCGTTATCTTTGTTGATGAGCAAGTAGAGGAAGTGGCTTAAATGGCTAATAAACAATTTAAAACAAAAATCGAAAATGCACTTGACAATAAAGTATTACGCGGAGCGTTGGGCCGTTTTGGTGATGCTTACACTATATCACGTGAGCAGGCATACGAGGGTTATGACTTTACGGAACTACGCGAGAATATCGCTCGTGTGAAGTCCTATGCAGCAACTCACTTGGACGAAATGCTGGATCAGTTCGAAAAAGAAGCATCTGCCAGAGGAGCGAAGGTTTTTCGTGCAACTACCGGCGAAGACGCAAAACAATATATTCTTGAACTGGCTAGGAAACAAGGTGCAAAACGGGTTGTCAAGTCTAAATCCATGGCCTCTGAGGAGATTTTACTCAATAAAACATTGCAAGCTGAAGGTATGGATGTGCAGGAAACAGATTTGGGAGAATGGATTGTACAGTTAGCGGGACAACATCCTTCTCACATGGTGATGCCAGCAATTCATATGACGAAAGAAGAGGTCGCAGATACGTTTACCGAACACTTAAAGAGGGTAAATGAACCTGATATCTCTGAACTTGTTAAAACGGCTAGGGTAGAACTCCGTAAAAAGTTTTTAGAGGCGGATATGGGGATTTCTGGAGCCAATATGGCCGTTGCAGAGACAGGTACTTTGATTATGGTGACGAATGAAGGAAACGCTCGTCTAACATCCACCTTGCCCCCGGTGCATGTCTATTTAGTGGGCATAGAAAAATTGGTACCAAAATTTGAGGATGCCGGATACATACTTCAGGCACTCCCTAAGAGTGCGACGGGTCAAAAAATTACCAGTTATGTAAGCATGGTAACGGGTGCAACGCCAGCCTATCTCCCAGATGGTTCAGTTCAGACCAAGGAATTTCACATTATCCTAATGGACAACGGCCGACGAAAGATGTATAACGACGAAAAGTTTAAAAAGACATTCCAGTGTATTCGGTGTGCATCGTGTCTGAATGTATGTCCTGCTTTCCAACTTGTGGGTGGGCATGTTTATGGACATATTTATACAGGTGGGATTGGAACCATCTTAACTAACTTCTTAAATTCTGAAAAAGATGCTCAAAACCCGCAAAATCTTTGTCTCCAATGTGGAAAATGTTCCGAGGTATGCCCAGGAAAGTTAGATATTCCAGAGATGATTTTAGAGATGCGAAACCGTATGGGTGAAAAAGAAGGGCTTCCGTTCACCCAGAAATTTGCCTTGGATGTGGTTTCTAATCGGAGACTATTCCATTCGTTGTTGCGCATGGCATCTGTTGCTCAAAAGCCGTTCACCAAAGGGCAGCCGGTTATTCGTCATTTACCCATGTTTCTCTCGGGTCTTACGGAGAAGAAAAGTTTGCCAGCAGTTGCCAAAGTTCCTTTTCGAGATGTGTTTAAGAACATCAAGCAAGATGTTAAGAAACGCAAAGGAACGATTGCATTCTATGCAGGCTGCTTGATTGACTTTGTCTATCCTAAGATTGGTGAAGGGGTTATTGCCGCATTCAATGAAAAAGGCTATGAAGTTGTATTTCCAGATGGGCAATCATGTTGCGGTGCTCCAGCTACGTATATGGGTGACCGTAAAAACGCGCGAAAGTCTGCGATTATAAATATTGAAGCGTTAGAGGCGGAAAAGGTTGATTACGTTGTCTCCGCTTGTCCTACCTGCACACACGCTCTTAAAGACAGCTTCAAAGAACTTCTTGAAGATGATCCAGCGTTAGCTGCTCGTGCTGAAGAACTGAGTCGTAAGTCTTTAGATTTCTCTAAACTGTTATCTGATCTCGGCGGCTTAACCCCTGGTGGAGATGGGGAACCTTTAAAAGTTACGTATC from the Desulfosporosinus sp. Sb-LF genome contains:
- a CDS encoding tetratricopeptide repeat protein — encoded protein: MRSVQFDLEILYVQKLYFFMYLATLTLLATTITTWRFGLNSGLHLLLGGLCVSYVAMIKKKTFTPPEKKVTAKRMARAISQDTSPMSIARFASQLYYYFQAPTIAISLLEKFLPSHDPLLCTTLGDILLKEGNTIRALYVLRDNPHSLVDPLMLATQGRVLVQVGKIPEAAQLFERSLHLEQQHGFPHSGSHWLTQKILTLSYKASIHHSLADCYVWLEDLPQAKRHYRAGNRLLLDPSLWRHCPVDENHSAKSNKNSY
- a CDS encoding lactate utilization protein; protein product: MGIDRTTELYERFKTKLEAVSGECYRVETAKEAGQLLCKVLQQKGVQNVALLNASISRKGTMENQLGEAGIVVMTDHFREVTPDAHAGITQVNYAIAELGTLVQADADANVDQRLCSTLVPIHVALVSTSKLIPTLMETMATLHRLPRIPGFVGFITGPSRTSDIERVLTIGVHGPKQLVVIFVDEQVEEVA
- the ldhH gene encoding L-lactate dehydrogenase (quinone) large subunit LdhH, whose protein sequence is MANKQFKTKIENALDNKVLRGALGRFGDAYTISREQAYEGYDFTELRENIARVKSYAATHLDEMLDQFEKEASARGAKVFRATTGEDAKQYILELARKQGAKRVVKSKSMASEEILLNKTLQAEGMDVQETDLGEWIVQLAGQHPSHMVMPAIHMTKEEVADTFTEHLKRVNEPDISELVKTARVELRKKFLEADMGISGANMAVAETGTLIMVTNEGNARLTSTLPPVHVYLVGIEKLVPKFEDAGYILQALPKSATGQKITSYVSMVTGATPAYLPDGSVQTKEFHIILMDNGRRKMYNDEKFKKTFQCIRCASCLNVCPAFQLVGGHVYGHIYTGGIGTILTNFLNSEKDAQNPQNLCLQCGKCSEVCPGKLDIPEMILEMRNRMGEKEGLPFTQKFALDVVSNRRLFHSLLRMASVAQKPFTKGQPVIRHLPMFLSGLTEKKSLPAVAKVPFRDVFKNIKQDVKKRKGTIAFYAGCLIDFVYPKIGEGVIAAFNEKGYEVVFPDGQSCCGAPATYMGDRKNARKSAIINIEALEAEKVDYVVSACPTCTHALKDSFKELLEDDPALAARAEELSRKSLDFSKLLSDLGGLTPGGDGEPLKVTYHDSCHLKRKMGIYAEPRKLLSNTSGVKLVEMKESDRCCGFAGSYSIKFPELSGPILDRKLGNIEASGADVVVVDCPGCLMQIAGGLDKKNPNIRVIHTAELLLEKRKKMKKKNKK